In Microscilla marina ATCC 23134, the following proteins share a genomic window:
- a CDS encoding DUF3526 domain-containing protein yields MNLIIMRTELKQLYRNKWLLVLSSLILALFVYAGWNGKKRTEQRDQSIKLAINEMKQQDKLLLARLDSLKKGYKLDLPSWQYPTQPTATGNYNPRIAAFPSANLSFIAIGQSDIFTHYVKPTINDDAISLSFTELSSPVRLLFGNFDLSFVLIYLLPLIVIAFCYNILSIEKESGSFRVVAANPVRIHQWLLQKTILRFLVMALIIMAGLTLSLITNGASLNYTAFKFYLAVMLYALFWFGLCFIVNLFGYSSEKNAVTLLGLWILLVLMVPSVINQLSASIYPMPSRTILINEVRKAQAAADKAQDKILDEFLRDHPEIVVSREAEEGTAYRWWQRYFASKEVVEKQMMPLLKKFDQKLVQQQHLERRLRFLSPSVMMQDVLNELAKTSTDHYRAYRQCVSRFTKKWKDFFIPMVYAEKEFTKEMVNKWPQFTFNESKIASRFIYNIAGLFLFSLIIVLIGFIMNLFKF; encoded by the coding sequence ATGAATTTAATAATTATGCGCACCGAACTAAAGCAGCTTTATCGCAACAAGTGGTTGTTGGTATTGAGCAGCTTGATACTGGCTCTGTTTGTATACGCCGGGTGGAATGGAAAAAAAAGAACAGAACAACGCGACCAATCTATCAAATTGGCCATCAATGAAATGAAACAGCAGGACAAGCTATTGCTTGCTCGGTTAGACTCACTCAAAAAAGGATACAAATTAGACCTACCCAGTTGGCAATACCCTACCCAGCCAACCGCCACTGGAAACTACAACCCTCGGATAGCTGCTTTTCCCTCGGCTAACTTGAGTTTTATCGCGATTGGGCAAAGCGATATTTTTACCCATTATGTCAAACCTACCATCAACGACGACGCTATTAGTCTATCGTTTACAGAACTATCCAGCCCGGTGCGTTTGCTTTTTGGAAACTTTGACCTGTCTTTTGTGCTTATTTACTTATTGCCTCTGATTGTTATTGCATTTTGCTACAACATATTAAGTATTGAAAAAGAATCGGGCTCTTTTAGAGTAGTGGCAGCCAACCCTGTTCGTATTCACCAGTGGCTTCTACAAAAAACCATCTTACGCTTTTTGGTCATGGCGCTTATTATTATGGCTGGTCTCACCCTTTCGCTGATAACAAACGGCGCATCACTTAACTACACCGCCTTCAAGTTTTACCTGGCGGTCATGCTTTATGCACTCTTTTGGTTTGGCCTATGCTTTATAGTAAACCTGTTTGGATATTCTAGCGAAAAAAACGCGGTTACGTTGCTTGGCCTGTGGATTTTGTTGGTATTGATGGTTCCCTCCGTCATCAATCAATTGTCTGCCAGTATTTACCCTATGCCCTCCAGAACCATTTTGATCAATGAAGTAAGAAAAGCACAAGCAGCCGCAGACAAAGCACAAGATAAAATACTAGATGAGTTTTTAAGAGATCACCCCGAGATTGTGGTGAGCAGAGAAGCTGAAGAAGGGACTGCTTACAGGTGGTGGCAACGATATTTTGCTTCTAAAGAGGTGGTAGAAAAACAAATGATGCCTTTGCTTAAAAAATTTGATCAAAAACTGGTGCAACAACAGCACTTGGAAAGAAGACTTCGTTTTTTATCACCATCTGTTATGATGCAAGACGTACTGAATGAACTGGCAAAAACCTCTACCGATCATTACAGAGCTTATCGACAGTGTGTCAGTAGATTTACTAAAAAATGGAAAGACTTTTTTATCCCAATGGTCTATGCCGAAAAAGAATTTACTAAAGAAATGGTCAATAAATGGCCTCAATTTACATTCAATGAATCAAAGATAGCATCAAGGTTTATTTATAATATAGCTGGGTTGTTTCTGTTTTCATTGATCATAGTGTTGATTGGTTTTATTATGAACTTGTTTAAGTTTTAG
- a CDS encoding ABC transporter permease: MFQDQQLLCLGHFCEKDWRKASFANHEKLPKTMIWKIAKKEVREITRSGQFTISLGIVLLLMMVATLLSYRHYQQTNKQYEGARVSERSIWENQDNKNPHSAAHYGTYAFKPKYPLSLIDPGVDRYLGISVYLEAHKRNEAQFMAAADQTGLSRFGSITPDFVLLFLIPLFIILIGHNVVSKEHEKGTLRLVKSQGVSMRSLVAGKWLGMYALILGITGFTFLMLTIFLSQTNVLTGLDWGTFGLVFFTYLIYYAIFNSIVLIGSIHIKHASLSLVSLLAIWMITCLALPKASTTITDLLHPYPTQQQFTAAIEKDKAQGLDGHTPWSAAAKKLEKETLKAYKVSKLEDLPFNYDGYRMQKGEEHEAKVYFEHYKALRRTYQQQKKVYNRLSVLSPYLPVRFLSMSLAHTDYGTHWHFLDAAEKYRLQLQKTLNGDFAKNSAYGNWAYKADKSLWAKIPRFSYSPPKLGQIIRKNTWSIISLFFWFILSMAGFLWSAKKI, translated from the coding sequence ATGTTTCAAGATCAACAACTCTTGTGTCTTGGTCATTTTTGCGAAAAAGACTGGCGCAAGGCCTCGTTTGCAAACCATGAAAAATTACCTAAAACTATGATCTGGAAAATAGCCAAAAAAGAAGTCAGGGAAATCACAAGATCAGGGCAGTTCACCATTTCGCTGGGCATTGTCTTACTGCTCATGATGGTAGCTACCCTGCTGAGTTACAGGCACTATCAACAGACCAACAAACAGTATGAAGGTGCTCGAGTAAGTGAACGCAGTATTTGGGAAAACCAAGACAACAAAAACCCCCACAGTGCGGCCCATTATGGCACCTATGCTTTTAAACCCAAGTATCCTCTGTCGCTAATTGATCCGGGAGTAGACCGGTATTTGGGTATTTCGGTATATCTCGAGGCTCATAAACGCAACGAAGCACAGTTTATGGCTGCTGCCGACCAAACCGGCTTATCTAGGTTTGGTAGCATTACCCCCGACTTTGTTTTACTCTTTTTGATCCCGTTGTTTATCATACTGATTGGGCACAATGTGGTAAGCAAAGAACATGAAAAGGGAACACTAAGGCTGGTCAAAAGCCAGGGAGTTTCTATGCGCTCGCTGGTGGCAGGCAAATGGTTGGGTATGTACGCCCTTATATTGGGTATTACTGGATTTACATTTTTGATGTTGACAATTTTTCTAAGTCAAACCAATGTACTCACTGGATTGGACTGGGGAACTTTTGGCCTGGTGTTTTTTACATATTTAATCTATTATGCCATATTCAACTCGATAGTATTAATTGGTTCAATTCATATTAAACACGCAAGCCTTTCACTGGTAAGCCTTTTGGCAATATGGATGATTACTTGCCTTGCTTTGCCCAAAGCCTCTACTACTATTACAGATTTGCTGCATCCATATCCTACCCAACAACAGTTTACCGCGGCAATTGAAAAAGACAAAGCGCAGGGCCTGGACGGACACACCCCCTGGAGTGCTGCCGCAAAAAAACTGGAAAAAGAAACACTCAAGGCCTACAAGGTTTCCAAGCTAGAGGACTTACCTTTTAATTATGATGGATATCGTATGCAAAAAGGCGAAGAGCACGAAGCCAAGGTGTATTTTGAACATTACAAGGCGCTCAGACGCACTTATCAACAACAAAAGAAGGTCTACAACAGGCTCTCTGTCTTATCTCCTTACCTTCCGGTTCGTTTCCTTTCAATGTCTTTGGCACACACTGATTATGGCACTCATTGGCATTTTTTAGATGCGGCTGAAAAATACCGACTTCAGTTACAGAAAACTCTCAATGGCGACTTTGCCAAAAACTCCGCTTATGGCAACTGGGCATATAAAGCCGACAAATCGTTATGGGCTAAAATTCCCAGGTTTTCTTATTCGCCTCCTAAGCTAGGGCAAATCATCCGCAAAAACACCTGGAGTATTATATCATTATTCTTCTGGTTTATTTTATCAATGGCAGGCTTCTTATGGTCAGCCAAAAAAATATAG